The proteins below come from a single Vibrio natriegens NBRC 15636 = ATCC 14048 = DSM 759 genomic window:
- a CDS encoding YchJ family protein, translating to MSSTCPCGSNLPYQQCCEIAHSNHKNVETPEQLMRSRYSAHVLGLVDYVVATYHPSCHAEDQREGIAQSIDSDWCQLEVIKAEAGSNENEGFVEFNAYFNEEGKRYCLSERSRFVKEHGLWYYIDGTFPQDEQEPDPRLSQPVSSLKVGRNDPCICGSGKKFKKCCG from the coding sequence ATGTCTTCTACCTGCCCATGCGGCTCTAATCTCCCTTATCAACAGTGTTGTGAAATTGCCCATAGCAATCACAAAAATGTAGAAACACCAGAGCAGTTAATGCGCTCACGCTACAGTGCTCATGTTTTAGGGTTAGTGGATTATGTTGTCGCGACTTATCACCCGAGTTGTCATGCTGAAGATCAGCGCGAAGGCATTGCACAATCTATCGATAGTGACTGGTGCCAACTTGAAGTAATAAAAGCTGAAGCAGGCAGCAATGAAAATGAAGGGTTTGTTGAATTCAACGCCTACTTCAATGAAGAAGGAAAACGCTACTGCCTGAGTGAGCGTTCACGCTTTGTCAAAGAGCATGGCCTTTGGTACTACATTGACGGAACCTTCCCACAAGACGAACAAGAACCAGATCCTCGTCTGAGCCAGCCAGTAAGTAGCCTGAAAGTCGGCCGCAATGACCCATGTATTTGTGGCAGCGGTAAGAAATTTAAGAAGTGTTGTGGTTAA
- the hisIE gene encoding bifunctional phosphoribosyl-AMP cyclohydrolase/phosphoribosyl-ATP diphosphatase HisIE: MSFAAAEVSSLQERINWEKVDGLVPAIVQDFQSSQVLMMGYMNQDALVKTGETGQVTFFSRTKERLWTKGETSGNVLQLVNISLDCDNDTLLVKVNPIGPTCHTGTTTCWDGDPQEESQMVWLHQLEQLLAARKDADPESSYTASLYARGTKRISQKVGEEGVEVALAATSGDKAELVCESADLIYHLMVLLQDQGLSMNDVVNKLKERHK, from the coding sequence ATGAGTTTTGCAGCCGCCGAAGTAAGTTCGCTACAAGAGCGAATCAACTGGGAGAAGGTGGATGGTCTGGTACCTGCTATCGTCCAAGACTTCCAGTCCAGCCAAGTGCTGATGATGGGTTACATGAACCAGGACGCGCTAGTAAAAACGGGTGAAACTGGTCAGGTGACATTTTTCTCTCGCACCAAAGAACGTTTGTGGACGAAAGGCGAAACCTCGGGCAACGTCCTTCAGTTGGTGAACATCTCACTGGATTGTGACAATGACACATTATTGGTCAAAGTGAACCCAATTGGTCCAACTTGCCACACTGGCACCACAACGTGCTGGGATGGAGACCCGCAAGAAGAGTCGCAAATGGTGTGGCTTCATCAACTTGAGCAGCTACTGGCTGCCCGCAAGGACGCCGACCCAGAGTCCTCTTATACCGCCAGTCTTTATGCCCGTGGCACCAAGCGTATTTCGCAGAAAGTGGGCGAAGAGGGCGTTGAAGTCGCGCTTGCGGCAACGTCGGGTGACAAGGCGGAACTAGTGTGCGAATCGGCGGATTTGATTTATCACTTGATGGTCCTGCTGCAAGACCAAGGTCTGTCTATGAACGACGTAGTGAATAAGCTTAAAGAGCGCCACAAGTAA
- the hisA gene encoding 1-(5-phosphoribosyl)-5-[(5-phosphoribosylamino)methylideneamino]imidazole-4-carboxamide isomerase — protein MIIPALDLIEGQVVRLYQGDYGQVTEYKVDPAEQFNLYHQAGANWLHLVDLTGAKDTSARQLDLIAKLLASTPANIQIGGGVRVEQDVVDLLEAGAQRVVVGSTAVKQPELVKGWMEKYGAERIVLALDINIDQDGTRKVAISGWQEDSGVTIEALIDDYLTVGLKHVLCTDISRDGTLEGSNVELYVDLCKQYPQVQFQSSGGIGSLADIEALKGSGVAGVIVGRALLDGKFTAEEAFTCWQSE, from the coding sequence GTGATTATTCCAGCTCTTGATTTAATTGAAGGACAGGTGGTTCGCCTTTACCAAGGTGATTACGGACAAGTAACTGAATACAAAGTGGATCCAGCAGAGCAGTTCAACCTGTATCATCAAGCGGGTGCAAATTGGCTGCATTTGGTTGACTTAACGGGTGCAAAAGACACGTCTGCACGACAGCTTGATCTGATTGCAAAACTATTGGCAAGCACACCAGCCAACATTCAGATTGGTGGTGGTGTTCGCGTTGAACAGGACGTTGTGGATCTGTTAGAAGCAGGTGCTCAGCGTGTCGTAGTTGGCTCTACAGCCGTTAAACAGCCAGAGTTAGTAAAAGGCTGGATGGAAAAATACGGAGCAGAAAGAATCGTTCTGGCGCTGGATATCAACATCGATCAGGATGGTACACGTAAAGTTGCTATCTCTGGTTGGCAGGAAGACTCCGGCGTAACCATTGAAGCATTGATTGATGACTACCTTACAGTTGGTCTGAAGCACGTGCTATGTACGGACATTTCCCGTGACGGCACACTTGAAGGCTCTAACGTTGAGTTATACGTGGATCTTTGTAAGCAATACCCACAAGTTCAGTTTCAATCGTCAGGTGGTATCGGCTCACTGGCCGACATTGAAGCCCTGAAAGGCAGCGGAGTGGCTGGTGTAATCGTTGGCCGCGCGTTACTTGATGGTAAATTCACCGCAGAGGAGGCATTCACATGTTGGCAAAGCGAATAA
- a CDS encoding TIGR02647 family protein, whose translation MKYSAEHMAELNLLLQFDLSSAATGIKVHKDASEETQTAIARLYEKKLCTQPDGGYLTDEGIEVAEHAEKILRVLAAS comes from the coding sequence ATGAAATATTCAGCGGAACACATGGCCGAATTGAATCTACTTCTTCAGTTCGATTTAAGCAGCGCGGCAACGGGCATTAAAGTTCACAAAGATGCGTCCGAAGAAACGCAAACTGCCATTGCTCGTCTGTATGAGAAAAAACTCTGCACACAGCCTGATGGTGGCTATTTAACTGACGAAGGTATTGAGGTCGCAGAACACGCAGAAAAAATCTTACGAGTATTAGCGGCAAGCTAA
- the hisF gene encoding imidazole glycerol phosphate synthase subunit HisF produces the protein MLAKRIIPCLDVRDGQVVKGVQFRNHEIIGDIVPLAQRYAEEGADELVFYDITASSDGRVVDKSWVKRVAEVIDIPFCVAGGIKSAEDAARILEFGADKVSINSPALANPQLITDLADKFGVQCIVVGIDSYYDKDTGKYQVYQFTGDEERTKATKWETRDWVQEVQKRGAGEIVLNMMNQDGVRNGYDIEQLNMVREVCKVPLIASGGAGAMEHFAEAYQKANVDGALAASVFHKQVINIGELKQYLKQQGIEVRV, from the coding sequence ATGTTGGCAAAGCGAATAATCCCATGTCTTGATGTACGTGATGGTCAGGTGGTGAAAGGGGTACAGTTTCGTAACCACGAAATCATCGGTGACATTGTTCCTCTTGCGCAGCGCTACGCGGAAGAAGGCGCTGACGAGTTAGTGTTTTACGATATTACCGCGTCTAGCGATGGTCGTGTGGTTGATAAGAGCTGGGTGAAGCGCGTAGCTGAAGTCATCGATATTCCTTTCTGTGTAGCCGGTGGCATTAAATCAGCAGAAGATGCAGCGCGTATTCTGGAGTTTGGTGCTGATAAAGTTTCGATCAACTCTCCGGCTCTCGCGAATCCACAGCTGATTACGGATCTGGCTGATAAGTTTGGTGTTCAATGTATTGTGGTTGGTATCGACTCATACTATGACAAGGACACGGGCAAATATCAGGTTTACCAGTTTACTGGTGATGAAGAGCGTACAAAAGCGACAAAATGGGAAACGCGTGACTGGGTACAAGAAGTGCAAAAGCGCGGCGCTGGTGAAATCGTTCTGAATATGATGAACCAAGATGGCGTCCGCAACGGTTACGACATTGAACAGCTCAATATGGTTCGTGAAGTGTGTAAGGTGCCTCTGATTGCTTCAGGTGGTGCGGGTGCAATGGAGCACTTTGCAGAAGCTTACCAAAAAGCGAATGTTGACGGTGCATTAGCCGCGTCAGTATTCCATAAACAAGTCATCAATATTGGCGAGTTGAAACAATATTTAAAACAGCAAGGTATAGAGGTACGAGTATGA
- a CDS encoding peptidylprolyl isomerase, translated as MITLHTNFGDIKIQLNEEKAPETSANFLQYCRDGFYDNTLFHRVIDGFMVQGGGMESGLREKATRAPIKNEANNGLSNKVGTLAMARTMEPHSASSQFFINVNNNTFLDFRSESLDGWGYCVFGEVVEGMDVVNQIKGVSTGSYGMHQDVPLEDVVITGTTIEE; from the coding sequence ATGATCACCCTTCACACTAATTTTGGTGACATCAAGATTCAACTAAACGAAGAGAAAGCGCCAGAAACAAGCGCAAACTTCCTACAGTACTGCCGCGACGGTTTTTACGACAACACTCTATTCCACCGTGTTATTGATGGTTTCATGGTTCAAGGTGGCGGCATGGAATCAGGTCTACGTGAAAAAGCAACACGTGCACCGATCAAAAATGAAGCAAACAACGGCCTTAGCAACAAAGTAGGTACTCTTGCTATGGCACGTACTATGGAGCCGCACTCAGCAAGCTCTCAGTTCTTCATCAACGTAAACAACAACACATTCCTAGACTTCCGTAGCGAAAGCCTAGACGGTTGGGGTTACTGTGTATTCGGTGAAGTTGTAGAAGGTATGGACGTAGTTAACCAAATCAAAGGCGTTAGCACTGGTTCTTACGGCATGCACCAAGACGTACCACTAGAAGACGTGGTAATCACTGGTACAACAATCGAAGAGTAA
- the cysS gene encoding cysteine--tRNA ligase: MLKIYNTLTRQKEEFKPITAGKVGMYVCGVTIYDLCHIGHGRTFVSFDVVSRYLRYLGYDLTFVRNITDIDDKIIKRAAENGESCDSLTERLIGEMHADFDALNMKRPDVEPRATQFITEIIELVEKLIERGFAYVADNGDVMFEVGKFDEYGKLSKQDLDQLQAGARVDIETAKRSPLDFVLWKMSKPGEPTWESPWGPGRPGWHIECSAMNSSILGNHFDIHGGGSDLQFPHHENEIAQSCCAHDTKYVNTWMHSGMVMVDREKMSKSLGNFFTIRDVLGHYDAETVRYFLMSGHYRSQLNYSEDNLNQARASLERLYTSLRGLDLKAAPAGGEEYVSRFTNAMNDDFNTPEAYSVLFDMAREVNRLKTESVEKASELGALMRELADVIGILYQDPEAFLKGDAGNDDEVAEIEALIKLRNDSRASKDWANADMARDKLTEMGIVLEDGPEGTTWRRK; this comes from the coding sequence ATGTTAAAGATATATAACACACTCACAAGACAGAAAGAGGAATTCAAACCAATTACAGCCGGCAAAGTTGGCATGTATGTCTGTGGAGTTACCATCTACGATCTCTGTCACATCGGCCACGGTCGTACTTTTGTGTCTTTTGACGTTGTTTCTCGCTACCTGCGTTACTTGGGTTACGATCTAACGTTTGTTCGCAATATCACCGATATCGACGATAAGATCATTAAGCGTGCGGCAGAAAACGGTGAATCTTGTGATTCATTGACTGAGCGCCTGATTGGCGAAATGCATGCTGATTTCGATGCGCTAAATATGAAGCGCCCAGACGTTGAGCCTCGCGCTACGCAGTTCATCACAGAAATCATCGAGTTGGTTGAAAAGCTGATTGAACGTGGCTTTGCTTATGTTGCTGATAACGGCGATGTCATGTTTGAAGTAGGCAAGTTTGACGAATACGGTAAACTGTCTAAGCAAGACTTGGATCAGCTTCAGGCTGGTGCTCGTGTTGATATCGAAACAGCAAAACGCAGCCCACTAGATTTCGTACTTTGGAAAATGTCTAAGCCTGGCGAACCAACTTGGGAATCTCCATGGGGCCCTGGCCGTCCAGGTTGGCACATTGAATGTTCTGCAATGAACTCGTCAATTCTTGGTAACCACTTCGACATCCACGGCGGCGGTTCTGACCTTCAGTTCCCTCACCACGAGAATGAGATCGCTCAGTCTTGCTGTGCACACGACACTAAGTACGTGAACACTTGGATGCACAGTGGCATGGTGATGGTCGATCGCGAGAAAATGTCTAAGTCTCTGGGCAATTTCTTCACCATCCGTGACGTTCTAGGTCACTACGATGCGGAAACTGTACGCTACTTCCTGATGTCTGGTCACTACCGTAGCCAACTAAACTACAGCGAAGATAACCTAAACCAAGCGCGTGCTTCACTTGAGCGTTTATACACTTCGCTACGTGGTCTTGATTTAAAAGCAGCACCAGCTGGTGGTGAAGAGTACGTTTCTCGCTTTACTAACGCGATGAATGACGATTTCAACACGCCTGAAGCTTACTCAGTACTGTTTGATATGGCGCGTGAAGTAAACCGCCTGAAGACAGAAAGCGTCGAGAAAGCGAGCGAACTTGGCGCATTAATGCGTGAGCTTGCTGATGTTATCGGTATTCTTTATCAAGATCCTGAAGCCTTCCTAAAAGGTGACGCAGGTAATGATGATGAAGTGGCAGAAATTGAAGCGTTGATCAAACTGCGTAACGACTCTCGTGCGTCTAAAGATTGGGCGAACGCAGATATGGCACGCGATAAGCTAACCGAAATGGGCATCGTGCTGGAAGATGGTCCAGAAGGCACAACTTGGCGTCGTAAGTAA
- a CDS encoding EAL and HDOD domain-containing protein has product MKYSYVARQPILDREKRTIGYELLFLDGPKNTFPEVEPELATSRLLSDHFLSTHYNTLGNKLGFVNFPQQSLINLVPTLFPKDSLVIEVLEDCEPTEELLKAIKYLHECGYKIALDDFVPTKAWKQFLPYVSIIKFDIRLVSIEKAAIFIQTLRHYNIEFLAEKVETYEEFEQTLEAGFNYFQGYFFSKPEMIKKKQLKPSFLAVIQLCKEIADKPINFDEVERLFSIDITLSYKLLTYVNSGYTLATKIKSFRQALIYLGEDRLRRFISLVAIASVQDDKPDSLYTLAIQRARMCELLLSLMRTKYDPGQAFLTGMFSLLDSLLDQPLSDVINDIPVDDDIKLALTSHKGVLGYLLSMTIAYEQANWERVEKYCTALKLTEEQLVEAFNQSTVWAQELLSQSS; this is encoded by the coding sequence TTGAAGTATTCTTACGTAGCTCGCCAACCAATTCTAGATAGAGAAAAGCGAACCATTGGTTATGAACTTCTCTTTCTCGACGGCCCCAAAAATACCTTCCCTGAAGTAGAACCCGAGCTGGCTACTAGTCGATTGCTGTCTGATCATTTTCTATCGACGCATTACAATACATTAGGTAACAAGCTGGGGTTTGTTAACTTCCCCCAGCAGAGTCTGATCAATTTGGTTCCCACTTTATTTCCTAAAGACTCATTAGTTATTGAGGTCTTAGAAGATTGTGAGCCGACAGAAGAACTGCTTAAAGCGATTAAATATTTGCATGAATGCGGGTACAAAATCGCACTGGATGATTTCGTACCAACCAAGGCTTGGAAGCAATTTCTTCCCTACGTCTCGATCATCAAGTTTGATATCCGCCTGGTGTCGATAGAAAAAGCGGCAATTTTTATTCAAACCCTTCGTCACTACAACATCGAATTTCTTGCCGAGAAAGTGGAGACCTATGAAGAGTTTGAACAGACTCTAGAAGCCGGATTCAATTACTTTCAGGGCTACTTCTTCAGTAAACCTGAAATGATCAAGAAAAAGCAGCTGAAACCGTCATTTTTGGCAGTTATCCAATTATGTAAAGAGATTGCGGATAAGCCCATCAACTTTGATGAAGTGGAACGTCTGTTTTCAATCGACATTACGCTTTCATACAAGCTACTGACTTACGTCAATTCCGGATATACACTCGCGACCAAAATTAAGTCCTTCAGACAAGCTCTGATTTACTTGGGTGAAGATCGCCTGCGACGGTTCATCTCACTCGTTGCCATCGCTTCAGTTCAAGATGACAAGCCAGACTCTCTCTATACGCTTGCAATCCAACGCGCTCGAATGTGTGAGTTATTGCTGAGCTTGATGAGAACCAAATATGATCCGGGACAAGCCTTTCTAACGGGGATGTTTTCGCTGCTAGACTCACTGCTCGACCAACCTCTGAGCGATGTGATTAACGATATTCCTGTGGACGACGATATCAAATTAGCGCTCACAAGCCACAAAGGTGTATTGGGTTACTTACTGTCGATGACTATCGCGTATGAACAAGCAAACTGGGAGCGAGTTGAGAAATATTGCACGGCTCTAAAGCTCACAGAAGAGCAACTTGTCGAAGCATTTAACCAGTCTACCGTCTGGGCTCAGGAACTCCTTTCCCAAAGTTCTTAA
- a CDS encoding NAD-dependent epimerase/dehydratase family protein, whose protein sequence is MANTLIVGAGWLGTPLAQALVDEGQTVVVTRRSQERLDELPSILMNAEILDLTQPHAEIKLPELIQRYQIKHIVGAFPPGFRKGGGQEYAQQWATLVETAKQQEIEKLVMISSTTVYPNLPSDMNEDSASLKLAQNHPHFSENAQIMLQAEQSVIDSGIHYAILRCSGLIGPDRNPARFAARLKQVSRKAPANMLHQKDAVAAAKFALEHIDNEIVNVTTPNTVSKAEFYQAAITKSGAELSLPPVTEDADKRIVADKLVSLGYQFQFNSTLDAL, encoded by the coding sequence ATGGCAAACACATTGATTGTAGGTGCAGGCTGGCTAGGCACACCACTCGCCCAAGCGTTAGTAGACGAAGGACAGACTGTTGTAGTGACTCGCCGCAGCCAGGAAAGGTTGGATGAATTACCATCGATACTCATGAACGCTGAGATCCTCGATCTCACTCAACCACACGCAGAAATAAAATTGCCAGAGCTTATCCAGCGGTATCAAATCAAGCACATCGTCGGTGCGTTTCCCCCAGGATTTAGAAAAGGTGGTGGTCAAGAGTATGCTCAGCAATGGGCAACCTTAGTTGAAACCGCAAAGCAGCAAGAGATCGAAAAGTTAGTGATGATCAGTTCCACGACGGTCTACCCTAATTTGCCCTCTGACATGAATGAAGATTCCGCCTCGTTGAAACTGGCACAAAACCATCCTCATTTTTCTGAAAACGCGCAGATCATGTTGCAGGCGGAGCAGTCTGTCATCGACTCTGGTATTCACTATGCCATTTTAAGATGTAGCGGGTTGATTGGCCCGGACAGAAACCCGGCTCGCTTTGCTGCGCGACTCAAACAAGTTAGCCGCAAAGCCCCTGCAAACATGCTTCATCAAAAAGATGCGGTTGCCGCTGCAAAATTTGCACTGGAACACATTGATAATGAAATTGTTAACGTGACGACACCCAATACCGTCAGCAAAGCCGAGTTCTATCAGGCTGCAATCACTAAGAGTGGCGCGGAGCTTTCTCTGCCTCCAGTGACAGAAGATGCCGACAAGCGCATTGTCGCAGATAAGCTCGTTTCGCTCGGTTATCAATTTCAATTTAACTCAACGCTGGATGCACTATGA
- a CDS encoding YdcF family protein translates to MKLYQHIETLWDYMQLKHQLKPADCLLVMCSNDLRVAEHAAKLYQQKLAPLIVFSGGKGRFTDGLFDKSEAETFAEIAQAAGVPGDAILLETQSTNSGENVRFTHQLLENSGILCDSVILVQKPFMERRAIATFEKQWQSPYSQLQVSSTAHPFFEYINEDMPLMMVLEALMEDYSRVKTYPEKGFQTEQVIPENVESSYQALLQRFGFNFA, encoded by the coding sequence ATGAAGCTTTATCAACATATCGAAACACTCTGGGATTACATGCAACTTAAGCATCAGCTAAAACCAGCGGATTGCTTATTAGTCATGTGCAGTAATGACCTTCGTGTCGCAGAACATGCTGCAAAGCTTTATCAGCAGAAACTTGCACCACTCATTGTGTTCTCTGGCGGTAAAGGGCGATTTACAGATGGTTTGTTTGACAAAAGTGAAGCTGAAACTTTCGCAGAAATCGCGCAAGCGGCAGGTGTCCCTGGCGATGCAATATTGTTAGAAACCCAATCAACAAATAGTGGTGAAAACGTACGCTTTACTCATCAGCTACTCGAAAACAGCGGTATTTTGTGTGACTCAGTGATTTTGGTGCAAAAACCATTTATGGAGCGTCGAGCCATCGCTACGTTCGAGAAACAATGGCAATCGCCCTATTCTCAACTTCAAGTGAGCTCCACTGCACATCCGTTCTTCGAGTACATTAATGAAGACATGCCGTTGATGATGGTGTTAGAAGCACTGATGGAAGACTATTCTCGCGTCAAAACCTACCCTGAAAAAGGTTTTCAAACTGAGCAAGTCATTCCGGAAAATGTCGAGTCGTCTTATCAGGCATTACTGCAACGTTTCGGTTTTAACTTCGCATAA
- the focA gene encoding formate transporter FocA, with product MNFNQFDSLLPPQAAERAAEVGVGKATKAPVKSFLLAISAGLHIGIAFIFYTTVTTGAGDLPWGMTRLIGGLAFSLGLILVVVTGGELFTSSVLTLVARASGKISWKALVKNWFVVYFGNMAGAAMLVACMLVSKQYMFDGGQVGLNAMAISQHKLHHGFFAAVALGIMCNVLVCIAVWMTFSGRTLTDKIAVMILPVAMFVSAGFEHCIANMFQVPMAIGIKYFAPEAFWQMTGADIANYADLNMTGFILNNLIPVTLGNIIGGGVFVGMWYWMIYLRDEDKHLR from the coding sequence ATGAATTTCAATCAGTTTGACTCATTACTACCGCCGCAAGCTGCTGAACGCGCTGCCGAAGTTGGTGTAGGTAAAGCGACTAAAGCACCTGTTAAATCCTTCTTACTTGCCATCTCCGCAGGGCTTCATATTGGTATTGCATTCATTTTCTATACAACCGTAACAACGGGTGCAGGCGACTTACCTTGGGGCATGACGCGTTTGATTGGTGGTCTTGCGTTTAGTCTTGGATTGATCCTTGTGGTGGTCACAGGCGGAGAGCTTTTCACCAGCTCGGTGTTGACACTGGTAGCGCGCGCCAGTGGAAAAATTTCCTGGAAGGCGTTAGTTAAAAACTGGTTTGTAGTTTACTTTGGTAACATGGCTGGTGCCGCTATGCTGGTGGCTTGTATGCTGGTCAGCAAGCAGTATATGTTTGATGGCGGGCAGGTCGGCTTAAATGCCATGGCTATTTCCCAGCATAAATTACATCACGGATTCTTCGCGGCAGTCGCCCTAGGCATTATGTGTAACGTTTTAGTGTGTATTGCTGTCTGGATGACATTCAGTGGACGCACCTTAACCGATAAGATTGCGGTAATGATTCTACCCGTTGCCATGTTTGTGTCAGCAGGTTTTGAGCACTGTATTGCGAACATGTTCCAAGTTCCAATGGCGATTGGGATTAAATACTTTGCTCCGGAAGCGTTCTGGCAAATGACTGGCGCAGATATTGCGAATTACGCGGATTTGAACATGACAGGCTTCATTCTCAACAACCTGATCCCTGTTACGTTAGGGAATATTATCGGTGGCGGTGTGTTTGTCGGTATGTGGTACTGGATGATTTACCTGCGTGATGAAGACAAGCACCTGAGATAA
- the lpxH gene encoding UDP-2,3-diacylglucosamine diphosphatase encodes MTTLFISDLHLTPSRPDITECFVTFMRTEAPKADALYVLGDLFEFWVGDDDKTPFANQIRTEFKALTDSGVRVFFIQGNRDFLLGKRFCKQTGITLLDDVCTIDLYGKKAVILHGDTLCTDDVDYQKFRKTVHQPWLQWVFNHIPWFIKKKIVAKVQSDIRDDKSNKSLDIMDVNQSEVENVMSQYCVDLMIHGHTHRPDTHHFDVNGVKKTRIVLGDWYTQGSVLQVNSDGFLLETRPFNS; translated from the coding sequence ATGACAACATTATTTATATCAGACCTGCACCTTACGCCGTCACGCCCTGACATTACAGAGTGTTTTGTGACCTTCATGCGCACAGAAGCCCCAAAAGCCGACGCTTTATACGTATTAGGCGATCTTTTCGAGTTTTGGGTCGGTGACGACGACAAAACGCCTTTCGCAAACCAAATTCGGACCGAGTTTAAAGCACTTACCGACAGCGGTGTTCGTGTCTTCTTTATTCAAGGCAACCGTGATTTCCTGTTAGGAAAACGTTTTTGCAAACAAACGGGGATTACGCTTCTTGATGATGTTTGTACTATTGATCTTTATGGCAAAAAAGCGGTGATCTTACATGGCGATACACTATGTACAGACGATGTTGACTATCAGAAATTTCGCAAAACCGTTCACCAACCATGGTTGCAATGGGTCTTCAACCATATCCCTTGGTTTATAAAGAAAAAAATCGTCGCCAAAGTTCAATCTGATATTCGAGATGATAAAAGCAACAAATCTTTGGACATCATGGATGTTAACCAAAGCGAAGTAGAAAACGTGATGTCTCAATATTGCGTTGACCTGATGATTCATGGTCACACACATCGTCCCGACACACACCATTTCGACGTCAACGGGGTTAAGAAAACACGCATAGTTTTAGGTGACTGGTATACGCAAGGCTCAGTTTTACAAGTAAATTCTGACGGCTTTCTTCTGGAAACAAGGCCTTTCAACTCATAA
- a CDS encoding thymidine kinase has translation MAQMYFYYSAMNAGKSTTLLQSSFNYQERGMTPVIFTAALDDRYGVGKVSSRIGLQSDAHLFGQDTNLYQEITALNEVEKRHCILVDECQFLTKEQVYQLTEVVDKLHIPVLCYGLRTDFLGELFEGSKYLLSWADKLVELKTICHCGRKANMVIRTDENGVAIKEGDQVAIGGNERYVSVCRQHYKEALGK, from the coding sequence GTGGCTCAGATGTATTTCTACTACTCTGCGATGAATGCGGGTAAATCAACGACTCTTCTTCAATCTTCTTTTAACTACCAAGAACGCGGCATGACGCCAGTGATATTTACGGCAGCACTTGACGACCGTTACGGTGTGGGCAAAGTAAGCTCACGAATTGGTCTTCAGTCAGACGCTCATCTTTTTGGCCAGGATACCAATTTATATCAGGAGATTACTGCTCTAAACGAGGTTGAAAAGCGACATTGTATTCTTGTTGATGAGTGCCAGTTCTTAACCAAAGAGCAGGTATATCAACTAACAGAAGTGGTGGATAAGCTGCATATCCCTGTACTTTGTTACGGCCTTAGAACCGATTTTCTTGGTGAACTTTTTGAAGGCAGCAAGTACCTGTTATCTTGGGCAGACAAGTTGGTAGAACTTAAGACGATTTGCCACTGTGGGCGCAAAGCGAATATGGTTATTCGTACCGATGAAAATGGTGTTGCTATCAAAGAGGGCGACCAAGTCGCGATTGGCGGTAATGAACGCTATGTTTCGGTTTGTCGTCAGCATTACAAAGAAGCGTTAGGGAAATAG